In the genome of Raphanus sativus cultivar WK10039 chromosome 4, ASM80110v3, whole genome shotgun sequence, one region contains:
- the LOC108851127 gene encoding uncharacterized protein LOC108851127 isoform X2 produces the protein MATMEDCKIICSIESIDTDWTWFYQGHGSCKKKVILIKSKSGNLDSTDKPVFWCTNCRINVTVVSPKFKLHLVVKDDTSTCKLMMLDTIAKAIVGCEALELCDGSYDEIEDPEDLPAPMVHQSCLVERYICHVESKRSRRRIAVASLERERRF, from the exons ATGGCAACAATG GAGGATTGCAAAATCATATGCTCAATCGAATCTATAGATACAGATTGGACTTGGTTTTACCAAGGCCATGGCAGTTGTAAGAAGAaagtgatactcatcaaatcaAAAAGTGGCAATTTGGATTCAACTGATAAACCAGTATTCTGGTGCACAAATTGTCGAATTAATGTCACGGTTGTATCTCCAAA ATTCAAATTGCATTTGGTTGTCAAAGATGACACAAGTACTTGCAAACTGATGATGCTTGATACCATTGCTAAAGCCATTGTTGGTTGTGAAGCACTTGAGCTTTGTGATGGTTCCTATGATGAG ATTGAAGACCCTGAGGACTTACCAGCGCCT ATGGTTCATCAATCATGTCTGGTGGAGAGGTATATTTGTCACGTCGAGTCGAAGAGATCGAGAAGAAGAATCGCCGTCGCGTCgcttgagagagagaggcggTTCTGA
- the LOC108851127 gene encoding uncharacterized protein LOC108851127 isoform X1, whose product MATMEDCKIICSIESIDTDWTWFYQGHGSCKKKVILIKSKSGNLDSTDKPVFWCTNCRINVTVVSPKFKLHLVVKDDTSTCKLMMLDTIAKAIVGCEALELCDGSYDEIEDPEDLPAPVRDLVGRSFCFGLTLGSENISCGSEIFLVSQVFSGDKILKIETNSEPITTITDGSSIMSGGEVYLSRRVEEIEKKNRRRVA is encoded by the exons ATGGCAACAATG GAGGATTGCAAAATCATATGCTCAATCGAATCTATAGATACAGATTGGACTTGGTTTTACCAAGGCCATGGCAGTTGTAAGAAGAaagtgatactcatcaaatcaAAAAGTGGCAATTTGGATTCAACTGATAAACCAGTATTCTGGTGCACAAATTGTCGAATTAATGTCACGGTTGTATCTCCAAA ATTCAAATTGCATTTGGTTGTCAAAGATGACACAAGTACTTGCAAACTGATGATGCTTGATACCATTGCTAAAGCCATTGTTGGTTGTGAAGCACTTGAGCTTTGTGATGGTTCCTATGATGAG ATTGAAGACCCTGAGGACTTACCAGCGCCTGTAAGAGATTTGGTTGGGAgatctttttgttttggtctTACTCTTGGTTCTGAAAATATTTCTTGTGGATCAGAAATCTTTTTGGTTTCACAAGTTTTTTCTGGTGACAAGATTCTCAAAATCGAGACAAATTCTGAGCCAATAACCACTATTACAGATGGTTCATCAATCATGTCTGGTGGAGAGGTATATTTGTCACGTCGAGTCGAAGAGATCGAGAAGAAGAATCGCCGTCGCGTCgcttga
- the LOC108851974 gene encoding PLASMODESMATA CALLOSE-BINDING PROTEIN 1 has protein sequence MALYLRSLSIILFLLLPSSTAMWCVARFDVTSQALQAALDYACAAGADCAPIQPTGLCFLPNTVQAHASYAFNSYFQRRAMAPGSCNFAGTSTIAKTDPSYGSCVYPSSLSNAGGSASTTTVGGTPTATAGNIPVTSLRPPSGTTSSPFGIGGNGLIPPGITNTDESGAYANTSTVSIVLLVVSVLWFI, from the exons ATGGCTCTCTATCTCCGATCTCTCTCCATCATCCTCTTTCTCCTCCTCCCCTCCTCCACCGCGATGTGGTGCGTTGCTCGGTTTGATGTTACGAGCCAGGCGCTTCAGGCGGCTCTAGACTACGCATGTGCCGCTGGAGCCGACTGTGCTCCAATCCAGCCCACTGGTCTATGTTTCCTCCCAAACACCGTTCAGGCTCACGCATCTTACGCTTTCAACAGCTATTTTCAGCGTAGAGCCATGGCTCCTGGTTCTTGCAACTTTGCCGGCACCTCCACCATCGCCAAAACTGATCCAA GTTATGGATCATGCGTGTACCCAAGTTCTTTGAG TAACGCTGGAGGATCAGCTTCGACCACAACGGTAGGTGGAACGCCGACAGCAACCGCCGGAAACATTCCAGTGACGTCACTGAGGCCACCGTCTGGCACCACGTCATCCCCGTTTGGAATAGGTGGCAATGGTCTAATTCCGCCGGGAATCACTAACACTGATGAATCCGGAGCTTATGCAAACACGAGTACTGTCTCAATAGTATTATTGGTGGTCTCCGTTTTGTGGTTTATATAG